Genomic segment of Methanolobus mangrovi:
CCGGCAGTTGCCGCAAGCTTCCTGCCAAAATCCGTCGTATCTGATGATTCAAAGTGTGTCCCTGTTTTTATCAAAACAACATCAATATCATTTTCATCTGCATATTCCAGATAATGCTTACCAAGCTCATCACTTGTAATGCAGCCTTTCCCTAAAGACAGATCCAGCAAAACAGCTTTCCCCATAAAAGATTCCGGATCAAGACCATCAACAGGGGTTCCATCCTCAAAGATATGGGAAGGAGCATCAACATGAGTACCAGTGTGTGTCCCAATACTTATCCGGGATACTACAAAACCATCTTTTTCTATAGAAGACACTTTCTCTATAAGTGGGATGGGATCACCTTCATACACCGGAGTATTCGGAGAGATGCCGGTGGTGATGTCTATTATTCTGCCTGACATTTCAAAAAGAAGAAATAGATTTCACTCCAGAAAACGGAGTGAGTTATCAAGTACAGCTTGTGCCTGCTTTTCAGTTAATCCTGCGCCCATGGCAATTTTCAGGGCAAATTCCTTTGTAATGAGATTTCCCGGGCTATGGGTATCAGTATCAACTACCAGAGTTGCACCGGCCTCCATACCTATTCTGGCAACATGACCGTTGGTCCTGTTATGCCCATTCCGGGCAGTTATCTCAAGGCATACGTCATTATCACGGGCAATCTCAGCCTCTTCGATAGTGATAAAACCTGGATGTGCAAGTATATCCACATCTGCAAGCTCAACTGAAGCAGCATTGGTACCAGGCATAACAGGCTCATTTATGGTTTCCCCATGGACTACCACAATTTCTGCGCCCAACTCTTTTGCCATTCTTGCAAGCGGAGCTATTTTTCTAGGCGGAACATGAGTTATCTCAACACCCACTTTAACCTGAATATCAAGCTCATCCTCCAGATATTTTGCCTTACTTACGTTTTTGAGAATATGTTCTACATTTGTGAAATCAGCGTGGTCAGTAATACCTATAGCTCTGTATCCGTGAACTACAGCCCTTCTCACAAGTTCACTTGGTATGAGCTCGCCGTCACTAAAAATAGTATGAGTATGCATATCTATCATAAGAATACCTCATTTATTATGAGAATAGATTGTTGTATGTCCTGAAAATAGATAAAGTCATTCATAGGAAGACAAAAATAATATAATGTTTTATAGGCAATTCTTATAAGTTTAAATATTCTTAGAACTATGACTTTCTGATAAGGAAGGATGAAAAATTGACAGGAATTAGAAGATTGGTTCTGGATGTGCTTAAACCCCATCATCCATCAATTGTTGAATTGTCTAAGACACTAAGTGTACTCCCGGGAGTACATGGAGTAAACCTCAGCCTTTATGAGGTAGACCAGCAGACAGAAACGGTCAAGATCACCATTGAAGGTGAAAATCTCGACTATGACGAAGTAAAAGATTCAATTGAGAATCTCGGAGCAGTTGTACACAGCATAGATGAAATTGCCGCCGGAAAGAGGCTTGTAGAAGAAGTAGAGACACTGCAGGAAAGATAAAGGTATTAAATCAATACCTTTTCCTTTTAAGATTCATTTTTATTTTTAGTTTAAATTTGCTTAGAGGCTCTTGTATGCTCTTGCAATATTATGAATGACTCCCTCATGCTCCTGAGGGAAAAGACCGATGGTAAATACCTTCAATGCCTCATGATAGGCGTTAACCGCCATTTCGACATTGCGTTCTTTATTCTCTATTTCCGACATGGCAAAATAAGCATTTCCAAGATTGTTCTGGAGAGTGGCATACTCCACCGGCCGGGTTTCGATGGTATAGACATCAAGAGCAGCATTAAAAGCATTTATAGCATTGTTTATATTGTCCTTTTTATCATTGAATTCTGATATTTCAAGATATAGATTCCCAAGGTTGTTCTGAACCCCTGCATATTCCAGAGGGTAAGTATCTTTCCTGAAAACCCTCAGTGACTGATCATATGCATCAATTGCATTTTGGAGGTATATGGAGTCACTTTCTGCAACACTCGTCTTACGCCAGGCAGTTCCAAGCCTATTATGTATAGATGCAAAATAGATAGGATCCACAGCTATGGAATAATAATCAAGTGCTTCGTTATAGTAGCTGATAGAAGTATTGAGATCCTCATCACTACCTTGAGAAGCATATAATTTCAGGTATGTATCACCTAAACTGTACTGCACTCTTGCATATTCAGCCGGATACTCAGTTTTTGTGATGAACTTCAGGGAGGAGTCATATGCATATATACTGTTCTGCAAGTTACTTGAGGCATTAACAGTATCCACTGAAGCCATTTCCCCATATGCAACACCACGATAATAATGGTTCATCCCATATTCAAGAGGGAACTCGCTTGAAGATATTATTCCGAATACTGAGTTGTAGACCTGTAATGCCTGATCATAATTGCCTTCCTCACGCAATATTGATGCATTCTCCCATAAAGAATCTACTTCATGCAATGTCCTTTGTTTTTGTATATAACCGCCAAAGAGTGCATAACCTGCTACAAGAACCATGATAATCGCAACAAGTACAGGGATATATTTGGATCGATCTTTTGGAACAGGGACTTCAGCATTCATGTGACCAGATTCTCAAGTTTTTACAGAACCTGTTTACAAAAGAATGAGGTTCTGTTCAAGAAAGTACTACAAGTATATAGAACAATCTTGTATAAAAAAAGATAATATTCAGTGAAAAAGTATAATTGTACTTCAACCTGAA
This window contains:
- a CDS encoding cyclase family protein; the encoded protein is MSGRIIDITTGISPNTPVYEGDPIPLIEKVSSIEKDGFVVSRISIGTHTGTHVDAPSHIFEDGTPVDGLDPESFMGKAVLLDLSLGKGCITSDELGKHYLEYADENDIDVVLIKTGTHFESSDTTDFGRKLAATAGSWIIENGFRVVGVDTLSVDTDPSLPNHNLFLRNGLNIVEYLNFSDAKAGIYYFICLPLKLVGCDGAPARAILLDMAFFT
- a CDS encoding histidinol phosphate phosphatase domain-containing protein; its protein translation is MIDMHTHTIFSDGELIPSELVRRAVVHGYRAIGITDHADFTNVEHILKNVSKAKYLEDELDIQVKVGVEITHVPPRKIAPLARMAKELGAEIVVVHGETINEPVMPGTNAASVELADVDILAHPGFITIEEAEIARDNDVCLEITARNGHNRTNGHVARIGMEAGATLVVDTDTHSPGNLITKEFALKIAMGAGLTEKQAQAVLDNSLRFLE
- a CDS encoding DUF211 domain-containing protein, encoding MTGIRRLVLDVLKPHHPSIVELSKTLSVLPGVHGVNLSLYEVDQQTETVKITIEGENLDYDEVKDSIENLGAVVHSIDEIAAGKRLVEEVETLQER
- a CDS encoding tetratricopeptide repeat protein, producing MNAEVPVPKDRSKYIPVLVAIIMVLVAGYALFGGYIQKQRTLHEVDSLWENASILREEGNYDQALQVYNSVFGIISSSEFPLEYGMNHYYRGVAYGEMASVDTVNASSNLQNSIYAYDSSLKFITKTEYPAEYARVQYSLGDTYLKLYASQGSDEDLNTSISYYNEALDYYSIAVDPIYFASIHNRLGTAWRKTSVAESDSIYLQNAIDAYDQSLRVFRKDTYPLEYAGVQNNLGNLYLEISEFNDKKDNINNAINAFNAALDVYTIETRPVEYATLQNNLGNAYFAMSEIENKERNVEMAVNAYHEALKVFTIGLFPQEHEGVIHNIARAYKSL